Genomic segment of Streptomyces longhuiensis:
CACCGCCCTCGCGGCCGGTGCCGTCATCGGCGCCCTGCACGGCTTCTTCTTCGCCCGGATCGGCGCTCCCGCGTTCGCCGTGACCCTGGCGGGCCTGCTGTTCTGGAACGGCTTCATGCTCCAGATCCTGGGCTCCAACGGCACGATCAACATCGACGGCGACGGCGTGGTCGGCAAGCTCACCACGTACTACTTCTCCGATGTCGCCGCCGCCTACGGGCTCGCGGTCGTCGCGGTCGCCGGCTACTTCCTGTCGGCCTTCCTCGGCAACCGGCGCCGTGAGGCCGCCGGGATCCCGTCCCGCCCGCTGAGCGAGCTCGTGCTGCGCACGGTGCTCCTCGCGATCGCGGCCTTCGCCGTGGCGATCATGTTCAACCAGTACAAGGGCCTGCCGCTCGCCGTGCTGCTGTTCGCGATCGTCCTGGTCGCCAGCGACTTCGTGCTGCGCCGCACCTCGTACGGCCGCAAGATCTTCGCGCTCGGCGGCAGCGTCGAGGCGTCGCGCCGCGCCGGTATCAACGTCACGGCGATCCGCGTCTCGGTCTTCGCCGTCGCGGGTCTGTTCGCGGCGGTCGGCGGCCTCTTCTGGGCCTCCAAGATCGCGGCGGCCAACCAGAGCGCCGGTTCCGGCGACCTCCTGATGAACGTCATCGCGGCGGCCGTCATCGGCGGCACCAGCCTCTTCGGCGGCCGGGGCCGCACCTGGAACGCCCTGCTCGGTGTCCTCGTGATCACGTCGATCCAGTACGGCCTGGCCCTCCAGGGCATCGCCACCCCGATCCAGTACATGATCACCGGCGGCGTGCTCCTCGCCACGGTCGTCATCGACTCGGTCACCCGCAAGACGCAGAAGTCGGCGGGCCGCGCCTAGGGGTTTTCGCCCCTGCGGCCCCGTACCTCCCTGATCCTGTGCCCGGCGCCAATGACGACGCCGGGCACAGTCATGTCATGAGGGCGTTACCGAACGTGCGTACCCCTTGGATGCGGCCGATCGCGTGATGTACAACGCACAGCCCGGGCGCGGCGCGCCAAGGCGGAACATTAGACTCGACAGGCCCGGCAAAAGCTCGAACAGCTCTATCGCAAGGAGGCACGGGTGCCGCTGCTGACCCGCATCACGGGACCGCGCGATCTGGACCGGCTCAGCCAGGAACAGCTGGACCAGCTGGCCGGCGAGATCCGGACCTTCCTGGTCGACGCGGTATCCAAGACCGGCGGCCACCTCGGCCCCAACCTCGGCGTCGTCGAGCTCACCATCGCGCTGCACCGCGTGTTCGACTCGCCGAAGGACCGAGTGCTCTTCGACACCGGTCACCAGTCCTACGTGCACAAGCTGCTCACCGGCCGCCAGGACTTCGGCAAGCTGCGCACCAAGGGCGGCCTGTCCGGCTACCCCTCGCGCGCCGAGTCCGACCACGACGTGATCGAGAACTCGCACGCCTCCACGGTCCTGGGCTGGGCCGACGGCCTCGCCAAGGCGAACGAGGTGCGCGGCAAGGACGACCACGTCGTCGCCGTGATCGGCGACGGAGCGCTCACGGGCGGCATGGCCTGGGAGGCCCTGAACAACATCGCGGCCGCCAAGGACCGCCCCCTCGTGATCGTCGTCAACGACAACGAGCGCTCGTACGCCCCCACCATCGGCGGCCTCGCCAACCACCTGGCCACCCTGCGCACCACGGACGGCTACGAGCGCTTCCTGGCCCGCGGCAAGGACCTCCTGGAGCGCACGCCGGTCGTCGGCAGGCCGCTCTACGAGACCCTGCACGGCGCCAAGAAGGGCCTCAAGGACTTCATCGCCCCGCAGGGCATGTTCGAGGACCTCGGCCTGAAGTACGTCGGCCCCATCGACGGCCACGACATCGAGGCCCTGGAGTCGGCCCTGGCCCGCGCCAAGCGGTTCGGCGGACCGGTCATCGTGCACTGCCTCACCGAGAAGGGCCGCGGCTACAAGCCCGCCGAGCAGGACGAGGCCGACCGCTTCCACGGCATCGGCCCGATCCACCCGGACACCGGCCTGCCCATCAAGGCCTCGGCCGCCAGCTGGACGTCCGTCTTCGGCGACGAGATGGTCAAGCTCGGCCACGACCGCGAGGACATCGTCGCGATCACCGCCGCGATGCTCCAGCCCGTCGGCCTGAAGAAGTTCGCCGACGCGTTCCCGGACCGCATCTACGACGTCGGCATCGCGGAGCAGCACGCCGCCACCTCGGCCGCGGGTCTGGCGACCGGCGGGGTGCACCCGGTCTTCGCGGTCTACGCGACGTTCCTCAACCGCGCCTTCGACCAGGTCCTCATGGACGTCGCGCTGCACAAGTGCGGTGTCACCTTCGTCCTGGACCGGGCCGGCGTCACGGGCGACGACGGCGCCTCGCACAACGGCATGTGGGACATGTCCATGCTCCAGGTCGTCCCCGGCCTGCGCCTGGCCGCCCCGCGCGACGCCGAGCAGCTGCGCGCCCAGCTGCGCGAGGCCGTCGAGGTCGACGACGCGCCGACCGTCGTCCGCTACTCGAAGGGCGTCGTCGGACCCGCGGTCCCGGCCGTCGGCAAGGTCGGCGCCATGGACGTGCTGCGCAGGCCGTCCGCGGCCAAGCCGGACGTGCTGCTGGTCTCCGTCGGGGCGCTCGCCCCGATGTGCCTGGAGATCGCCGGACTCCTCGACAAGCAGGGCATCACCACGACCGTCGTCGACCCGCGCTGGGTCAAGCCGGTCGACGAGGCGCTCGCGCCGCTCGCCGAGCAGCACCGCGTCGTCGTCACCGTCGAGGACAACTCCCGCGTGGGAGGCGTCGGTTCGGCCGTCGCGCAGGCCCTGCGCGACGCGGGCGTCGACGTACCGCTGCGTGACTTCGGCATCCCGCCGCGCTTCCTCGACCACGCCTCGCGCAAGGAGGTCATGGCCGAGATCGGCCTCACGGCCCCCGACATCGCGCGTCAGGTCACCGGTCTCGTCGCCAAGCTGGACGGCCGCTTCGAGCGCGCGACGGCCACCGACGCGGTGGAGCCCGCGCGCGACTGACCCGCACAGACTGCTCCATGGGCCGGTCCCACCACCCCGCAAGGGTGGTGGGACCGGCCCATTCGCGTGAATGCGCCCGCGCCGTGGCATACGGAGACATAGCCCCCTCGATCATGTCGAGGACGACGATGCGTGGGAGGTACGACCGTGAGCAGCACCCTCTTCAGGACGAAGAAGGTCGAACAGTCGATCTTGGACACTGAGGAGCCGGAGCACGCACTCAAGAAGTCGCTGTCCGCTCTGGATCTCACCGTGTTCGGTGTCGGTGTCATCATCGGCACCGGCATCTTCGTCCTCACCGGCAAGGTCGCCAAGGAGAACGCGGGGCCCTCGGTGGCCCTGGCCTTCATCGTGGCCGGCGTCGTCTGCGGCCTGGCCGCGCTGTGCTACGCGGAGTTCGCGTCCACTGTCCCGGTCGCCGGATCCGCGTACACCTTCTCGTACGCGTCACTGGGCGAACTCCCCGCCTGGATCATCGGCTGGGACCTGGTCCTCGAGTTCGCGCTCGGCACGGCGGTGGTGGCCGTCGGCTGGTCGGGCTACGTGCGCTCGCTGCTGGACAACGCCGGCTGGCATCTGCCCATGTCGCTGAGCGGGCGGGACGGGGCCACGGGGTTCGGCTTCGACATCCTCGCCGCCGCCCTGGTCCTGGTGCTCACCGTCATCCTCGTCCTGGGGATGAAGCTCTCCGCCCGCGTCACCTCGGTCGTCGTCGCCATCAAGGTGGCCGTCGTCCTCATCGTGATCATCGCGGGGGCCTTCTTCGTCACGGCCGACAACTACAAGCCCTTCATCCCGGAGGCGCAGAAGCAGGTGGAGGGTGCCAGCATCCAGTCCCCGCTCGTGCAGCTGATGTTCGGCTACGAGCCGACCAACTTCGGCGTCATGGGCATCTTCACCGCCGCCTCCGTCGTCTTCTTCGCCTTCATCGGCTTCGACGTCGTGGCCACCGCCGCCGAGGAGACGAAGAACCCGCAGCGGGACATGCCGCGCGGCATCATCGGCTCCCTGATCATCTGCACCACGCTCTACGTGGCGGTGTCGATCGTCGTCACCGGCATGCAGAGGTACAGCGAGCTGTCCATCGACGCCCCGCTCGCGGACGCCTTCAAGGCGACCGGGCACCCCTGGTACGCGGGTGTCATCAGCTTCGGCGCCGCGGTCGGCCTGACGACGGTCTGCCTGATCCTCCTCCTCGGCCAGACCCGGGTGTTCTTCGCGATGAGCCGTGACGGGCTGCTGCCGCGCTTCTTCTCGGTCGTCCACCCGAAGTTCAAGACCCCGTACCGGCCGACCATCCTGCTCGGCGTGATCATCGCGATCCTGGCCGGGTTCACCAGCCTCAGCGAGCTCGCGGAACTGGTGAACATCGGCACGCTCTTCGCGTTCGTCGTCGTGGCGCTGGGCGTCATCATCCTGCGCCGCACCCGCCCCGACCTGCCCCGCGCCTTCCGCACCCCCCTGGTGCCGTTCCTCCCGATCCTGTCGGTGATCGCGTCCCTGTGGCTGATGCTGAACCTGCCCGCGGAGACCTGGATCCGCTTCGCCGTCTGGATGCTGATCGGCTGCATCGTGTACCTCGCGTACGGGCACTCGCACAGCCGGCTGGGGCGGCAGGAGGAGGCGGGCCTGCAGTAGGGGCCGCCGGGTCCGGGTCGTGTCTGACGCCGGGTCAGCCGCCCTGCGCCGGGGACTTCTTGGCGGACTCGGGGATCTCGCCGCCCGTGCGGATCGCCTTCCACAGCTGCGTGGCCTGGGGCTCGGCGGCCACGACGCGGTTGGGGTCCGCGGTGTCGTACCGCACCGGCAGCATGATCGTCTCCATGGTGGCCGGGTCGACGCCGTGCATGCTGCGGCTGAACTCGGCCAGGGACTTCAGTGACGCGAGGTCGGAGTCGGTGGTCAGCGACGAGGTGAGGCTGTCCGCGATCTTGAACGTCTTCGTCGGGCTGCCCAGCAGATCCTGCTTCTTGACCTCGCCGAGCAGCGCGATCATGAACTGCTGCTGGAGGCCGATGCGTCCGAGGTCGCTGCCGTCGCCGATGCCGTGCCGGGTCCGCACGAAGGCCAGCGACTGGGTGCCGTTCAACTTGTGGGTGCCCGCGCTCAGTTCGAGGCCGCTGGACTTGTCGTGGATCGGCTTGTCGACGGTCACGGTGACGCCGCCTATCGCGTCGACGAGTCCCTTGAACCCGGAGAAGTCGATCTCCATGAAGTGGTCCATGCGCACCCCGGACATGGCCTCGACGGTCTTGACCACACAGGCCGGACCGGCGAGCGAGTACACGGAGTTGAACATCACGCGCTTCGCCGAGGGGATCTCGGAGCCGTCCGACTTGGTGCACTCGGGGCGGGTCACCAGGGTGTCCCGGGGGATGCTGACGGCGGTGGCCCGCGTGCGGCCCTCGGGTATGTGCATCACCAGCGCGGTGTCGGAGCGGGCGCCCGCGACCTTGCCGGTGCCCAGGTCCGCGTTGTCCCCGGCGCGCGAGTCCGAGCCGAGGACCAGGATGTTCTGACCGCTGGTCGGAAGCTTCTCGGGACGGTCGTCGCCGATCGCCTTGTCGAGGTCGACCCCGCTGATGTTGCCGTTGAGATCGCTGTAGAGCCAGTAACCCGTGCCGCCGACGACGAGCGCGAGGACGAGCAGGGACAGGAGCACGATCCTGCCGGTGCGGCGCTTCTTCGGAGCCTTGCGGCTGCGCTTGCCGGGCGAGCTCCGGCGGGACGGCGGCACAGCGGTGCTCAGGTCATGGCTCATCGCGGGGTGTCCTCGCAACTAGTGCCCGGTGGGCAGGGGCAGCAGACAGACCGCGGAGAACCGGGTCTGTGCCGCGCGGCTGACGCTTGGTTGGGACTGAACTATAGACATGTACTCGAAAACTCTTATGAGTGAAGTGCCCGGTTGGTCAGGGGAGCTGGGGCCGCGCGGGGCCGTCCCGGCACCCTCCCGAGCCCGCCGGAATGGCTGCCACCTGTGACTTTTCCTGTGCCGATGGAACAGGGGTACGGGCGTTCGTACAGGCATATGATGTGTCGAATTCTGGAATGATCTGTGAACGCCGGGCTCGGCGCGGGAGGGGACGGCACACATGCGCGGTAGAGGTGCGCAGACGGTGGACCGGCGGACCCGATCCGGCGTCGACGTCGAGGAGCGGCCCCGGGCGGCATCCGCGGCGGCGGCGGCCACGGGGTCGTGGCTGCTGCGGGGGAACGACGACCGCCTCACGGTGTACGCGCTCGTCGACGGTGGCGTCAACCGCTGGACGGAGACCGCCGTCGGCAGCGGGCGCTGGACCCGGCCGGACTTCTTCCCCGTCGCAGGACTGACCTCCCTCACCGTCGTCCAGGGCGCGAACCGCTATGCGCACTTCCTCGGACGCAGGGAGAAGCGGCCGAGTGGCGGCGCCGCGAAGGTCGACCTGGTCTACGCCGTGCAGTACCAGTCGGGACGGACGCTGGGGGAATGGCGTTCCCTGGGCAACCCGTACCGCGACGCGAGGGACGCGGCGACGCTCGGCGACCCGGCCGCGGCCGTCGACGGACAGGGCACGGTCCATGTCTTCGTCTCGGGCGGCGCCGGCGGCGTCATGGTGCGCCGGGAGTCCAAGAGCGGGGCGTGGGAGGCGTGGCAGGACCTGCGCGGTGGTGAGGTCGTGGGCGGGCTCGCCGCCGCGGCGACCTCTGCCGGACCGGTCGAACTCCTCGCGCCGGGGCGCAGGTCGGTGATGCGCTGGGTGCAGATGGAGCAGGGCGGGGACCTGCGCCGTGCGCAGGACCTCGTGCCTGCCCCGGTGCCCGGTTCGGCGGCGCTCCTGGAGACCGGCCCCGGGATCTTCACCGCGTACTGGAGTGAGCAGAGCGGGACCGGCGTCTACGCGCAGCGGCCCGGCGAATGGGCTTTCCCCGTGGGCGGAGCCCCGGGGGAGGGACCCCATTCCACGCTGCGCGCCCTCGTCGACGGTTATGACTGCACGGTCCTGGCCCACCAGGGGCACACGGGAACGGCCGTGCTGGGCGTCTGCGGCACCGGTGGTGAATCCGCCGGACTGTGGTGGACCGACACGGGGGTGGCCTGTGCCGGCACTCCCGCTCTGGCATTGGACGGGCGGGGGCGGGTCGTCATGGCGACGGTCGCCACGGACGGCAGCGTTCTGGTGAGCCGGCAGCGTCCGGAGCCCGGGCTCACTCTGTCCGACTGGGACCGCCTGCCCGGCAATTGAGCCTTCCTCTACACCAAACTCCACGGCATGGCTAGACCTAAAAAAGGTTGTACTGGCCGAAAGTGATGATCCTCACCCCTCCTCGTGACGCTTAGTTGAAGCCTTGACCTGTAATTTGGGTAAAGGTCGTGTGAGAGTCCGGTGAATGCCCGGTAAGCGGGTCGTCGCGGTGGCGCAAGTGCCACGAGCCCGGGGCTGCAAGGTGGGGACGGTGGTTGCCTCGTGGGTGGGTCGGACAACCCTGAGTCCGGTGCGCTGGTTTCGGCGTACCGGTCCGCGGTCCCGGTCGGCGCCAGGCAGCGCATCGTCCGCGGTGTACCGACCCCGGTCCGCAAGGCCGTGAAGTCCTCGCTCAACGTGGCCGACACCGTCCGTTCCGCGACAGTCGTCTGGGCCATGGGGGGCAAGCGCAGGGCGCCCCGCCACAGCGCCGCCTACAGCCAGCGCGTCGTCCGTGTCGGGCGCCGCCACATGCGCGCGCTGACGGTCGCCGGCGCCACGGACTGGGCGGCCAGGGCCCGCAACCTGAACATCGTCGTCTCGGTCCTGGACGCCGCGGGCATCGACTACTTCTGCGTGCGGGGTACGGCCAACGGGCTGCCGGCCGTGGCCATCCCCGCCACGTCCCGCCCGGCCGCCGAGGAAGTGCTCCAGCTGGCCTTCGCGCAGGCACCCGGCTATGTCGGTCCGGCCGGCGGCGACGAGGCACGGATGGAGCCCGGCGACGAGGAGCGGTCGTGGCGGGCGCTGCGCAAGAACAAGGTGCTGCGGGTCGCGTGGTACGTGTGCGACCCGACCCAGCAGCTCGTCTTCGGCGCGGCCGCCGGCTGCGACCTCGAAGTGTGGGCCGAGCGTGACGGGGAGCTGAAGGCTCCCCGCGCCAACCGGGTCATCGACGCCGTCCCGGTGGACGCCCCCCGCAAGTCGGCGCCCCAGCGACTCTTCAGCCCCATACCTCCCGCGTACCACACGGGCGATGCCCGCACGCTGCCCGAGTTCTCCGTGCAGCTCCCCGAGGACCACCAGTTCCCCATCGACGTCGTCTACACCTGGGTCGACGACTCGGACCCCGTCTGGCGGGCGCAGCGCGACCGGATGCGCCAGGGGTTCTCCGGGGACGAGCTGCACGAGCAGGCGGCGAACGACGCGCGCTACACCAGCCGTGACGAGCTGCGCTATTCGCTGCGGTCGCTCCATCAGAACGCGCCCTGGGTGCGCAACGTCTACCTCGTGACGGCGGGGCAGGTCCCGTCCTGGCTCAACGTGCGGCACCCGAACCTCCGGGTGGTGGACCACCGGGAGATCTTCTCCGACCCCGCCGCCCTGCCCACGTTCAACTCCCATGCCATCGAGAGCCAGCTGCACCACATCCCCGGGCTCTCGGAGTGCTTCCTCTATCTGAACGACGACGTGTTCTTCGGGCGGCCGGTGACGCCCGCACATTTCTTCCACCCGAACGGCATCACCAAGTTCTTCACGTCGCCCGCACTGATACCCGGCGGCGGAATCGCCTCGACCGATCTTCCCGTCAACGCCGCCGGGAAGAACAGCCGCTGGCTCATCGCGCAGAAATTCGGCACCGCCATTTCCCAGAAGATGAAGCACACACCGCACGCGCTGCGCGGGAGCGTGCTCCAGGAGATCGAGGAGACCTTCACGGAGGAGCACGCCGCGACGCAGCACTCGCGCTTCCGCTCTCCCGGTGACGTCCCGATCGCCTCGTCGCTGCACCACTACTTCGCCTACCACTCCGCGCGGGCGACCGTGGGCGACATCCAGTACCGGTACATCGACCTCTCGGCCGACCTCGCCGAGCGGCGCCTGAACACACTCCTCGCCAACCGGAACATGGACACCTTCTGCCTCAACGACACGGTCGAATCCGCCGATCCGGAGCGGCAGAAGGAAATGCTGGCGAGTTTCCTCGACGCGTACTTCCCGGTGCCCAGCCCTTACGAAGTGCCGGAACACGTGAACATTCTCGAACAGAGCGCGGATCTCGACGAACTCGTGAAGGCCGCCGACCGATGAGATCACCGTCCCCCGTCGCACCGTCCGCGAGTGGGTCCCGCCGCGCATGAATTCCTATGACGTCACGCTGGTCGTGCCGGTCTACAACGTGGAGCAGTACCTCCAGGAGTGCCTGGACTCCATCGCGGCGCAGACCGTCTTCGAGCGCTGCGAGGTCATCCTCGTCGACAACGGCAGCAGCGACGGTTCGTACCGGCTCTGCGCGGACTTCGCCCTGCGGCATGCCAACGCGACGGTGCTCGTGCGCCACGGGGGCGGCGCCGGAGCGGCGCGCAACCTCGGGATGGACCGTGCGACCGGTGCGCGCATCACCTTCTGCGACTCCGACGACGTGCTGCCGCCCACTGCCCTCGAACGCATGCTGGACGCCTCGCTCACCACCGGCGCACAGGTCGTCGTGGGCGCGATGGAGACGTTCCCCAAGCCGACCCGCTGGGCCTGGAAGGACCACTTCGGAAAGGGCGACCGGACGTTCGCGAGCATCGCCGAGGCGCCCGAACTGGTGCACAGCGCGAGCGCTTGCAACAAGCTCTTCGACCTGTCCTATCTGCGTGCTCACCGCATCCGCTTCGCGGAGGGCGTCCACTTCGAGGATGCCTACGTCGGCGTCACCGCCCTCGTTCTCGCCACCCGTCTCGCCCTGGTCGACGCGTGCGTCTACAAGTACCGCAAGCGCGCCGCGGGGAACTCGACCATGGACGCCATCTGGACCCGGCGGCAGAACTACTGGGACCACCTCCAGCTGGTGGAGTACCTGCACGGGCTGGGAGCGTCCGTCCCCGCGCCGTCCCGGGCCGTGCTCGACCTCTTCCTCGTACGGAGCTATCAGGGCTTCGCGCTGCGGGCGCCCGACCTCTTCCAGGGGGCGGAGCTGGAGGAGATCTACGCTCGGTGCCGCGCCGTCTACTGGAACGTCTCTCCCGACGTGATCGTCGCGGCCACGGCCGACGGTCGCCACCGGGTGGCCTACCACGCGTTCCTCACCGGGGACTTCGGCCTCTTCGCCGACCGGGCGGCCAGGCTGCACCGGCTGTCCGTGCGCGACGGCCGGCCCTACTTCGTCGACGCGGCGCCGGACGGGCTGTCGTCACTGGTCGAAGCAACGCCCTTCACCGCCCATGTGGAGCACGTCCGCCGTCTGCCCGGCACCAGGATGCTGCGCATCTCCGGCCGTTTCGAGGTCTGCGGGATGCCGTTGGTCCGGCCGCTGCCCGGACGGCTCGGCCTGCGCGTGCGGGGGAGCCGCCTCAGCGCGCCCGCCACGCAGGTCCGCCGGCGCGACATGAAGAACCTCCGGCCCGACACGGAGTGGGGCGGCTTCACCGCCGACCTGCCCCTCGACGCCCTGCGGCCGGGCGCGCACGATCTCGAATTCGTCCTGGACGTCGAGGGCGGCCAGACGGTCACCCCGTGCCTGGTCGCCGCGGGCTTCCTGCGCGGGGCACGCGTCGTGCGGCACCGGGGGACGCGGGTGGTGCCGCACTGGCGGGGGAGCAACCGGGCGATCCTCATGGTCGTCGGCACCTCGCGCGGGCTCACCCGGCGCATCCGCGGCGGCCTGCTCGCCAAGGACGCCAAGCACGTGCTGCGCAGACGGCCGTTCTGGAAGCAGCGCCTTGCGCGCCTGCTCACGAAACCCCTGTTCCTCGGCAGGGACATCCGGCTGTTCGGCGAGCGCGGAGACACCGCGCAGGACAACGGCTGGCACCTCTTCCGTCATGAGCGCACCGCCGGGAAGCGCCGCGGGGCGTACTACGTCATCCGGGCCGGCAGCCCCGACCGTACGCACCTGGCGGGCCTCGGGCATGTCGTCGCGCACAGCTCCTGGAAGCACAAGCTGCTGATGCTCCACGCGTCCGCGCTGATCAACGCGTACGACATCGACACCTACATGCTCCCCGACGGCTGGGACCGGACCCGCTATCTCAAGCACCTGAACTGGCGGGTGGGCGCCCGCCGGGTGTTCCTCCAGCACGGTGTGACGGACAAGGACGTGAGCAAGGGCCTGCACCGCAACCGCACGGGCGTCGACCTCATCCTCGCGGTGAGCCGCCACGAGGGGGAGTTCCTGTCGGCCGAACTCGGCTACGAGGGACAGGTGGCGGTCACCGGCTTCCCGCGCTTCGACGCGCTGGTACCCGACCGCGGCGGGCGCCGCATCCTGTTCATGCCGACGTGGCGCGCCTACCTGACCGTCCCCTCGTACAGCCGTGACGGCGGTGGCGAGGCGAAGCAAGCCATGCGGGACCGGTTCCTCGCCTCCACCTACCGGGACTTCATGGCCCGATTCCTCAACGACCCGAGCCTCCTGGCCGCCCTGGAACGGTACGACTACACCCTGGACTTCCTGCCGCACTACGAAATGCGCGCGGTGGTGGGCGAGATGGCGCCGGACCACGAGCGGGTCCGCATCATCGACCAGAACGAGATCAG
This window contains:
- a CDS encoding sugar ABC transporter permease: MSIEKTDKPQAPVDAPAVAGDASVAIDPRLLVREQGFAGYISEFKRKMRAGDLGATPVVIGLIVICAIFQSLNSAFLGAENLNNIFVAMVATGMMSVGIIFVLLLGEIDLSVGSVSGVSAAITAVMSVTHGVNEWVAVLTALAAGAVIGALHGFFFARIGAPAFAVTLAGLLFWNGFMLQILGSNGTINIDGDGVVGKLTTYYFSDVAAAYGLAVVAVAGYFLSAFLGNRRREAAGIPSRPLSELVLRTVLLAIAAFAVAIMFNQYKGLPLAVLLFAIVLVASDFVLRRTSYGRKIFALGGSVEASRRAGINVTAIRVSVFAVAGLFAAVGGLFWASKIAAANQSAGSGDLLMNVIAAAVIGGTSLFGGRGRTWNALLGVLVITSIQYGLALQGIATPIQYMITGGVLLATVVIDSVTRKTQKSAGRA
- the dxs gene encoding 1-deoxy-D-xylulose-5-phosphate synthase, with protein sequence MPLLTRITGPRDLDRLSQEQLDQLAGEIRTFLVDAVSKTGGHLGPNLGVVELTIALHRVFDSPKDRVLFDTGHQSYVHKLLTGRQDFGKLRTKGGLSGYPSRAESDHDVIENSHASTVLGWADGLAKANEVRGKDDHVVAVIGDGALTGGMAWEALNNIAAAKDRPLVIVVNDNERSYAPTIGGLANHLATLRTTDGYERFLARGKDLLERTPVVGRPLYETLHGAKKGLKDFIAPQGMFEDLGLKYVGPIDGHDIEALESALARAKRFGGPVIVHCLTEKGRGYKPAEQDEADRFHGIGPIHPDTGLPIKASAASWTSVFGDEMVKLGHDREDIVAITAAMLQPVGLKKFADAFPDRIYDVGIAEQHAATSAAGLATGGVHPVFAVYATFLNRAFDQVLMDVALHKCGVTFVLDRAGVTGDDGASHNGMWDMSMLQVVPGLRLAAPRDAEQLRAQLREAVEVDDAPTVVRYSKGVVGPAVPAVGKVGAMDVLRRPSAAKPDVLLVSVGALAPMCLEIAGLLDKQGITTTVVDPRWVKPVDEALAPLAEQHRVVVTVEDNSRVGGVGSAVAQALRDAGVDVPLRDFGIPPRFLDHASRKEVMAEIGLTAPDIARQVTGLVAKLDGRFERATATDAVEPARD
- a CDS encoding amino acid permease, which translates into the protein MSSTLFRTKKVEQSILDTEEPEHALKKSLSALDLTVFGVGVIIGTGIFVLTGKVAKENAGPSVALAFIVAGVVCGLAALCYAEFASTVPVAGSAYTFSYASLGELPAWIIGWDLVLEFALGTAVVAVGWSGYVRSLLDNAGWHLPMSLSGRDGATGFGFDILAAALVLVLTVILVLGMKLSARVTSVVVAIKVAVVLIVIIAGAFFVTADNYKPFIPEAQKQVEGASIQSPLVQLMFGYEPTNFGVMGIFTAASVVFFAFIGFDVVATAAEETKNPQRDMPRGIIGSLIICTTLYVAVSIVVTGMQRYSELSIDAPLADAFKATGHPWYAGVISFGAAVGLTTVCLILLLGQTRVFFAMSRDGLLPRFFSVVHPKFKTPYRPTILLGVIIAILAGFTSLSELAELVNIGTLFAFVVVALGVIILRRTRPDLPRAFRTPLVPFLPILSVIASLWLMLNLPAETWIRFAVWMLIGCIVYLAYGHSHSRLGRQEEAGLQ
- a CDS encoding LCP family protein produces the protein MSHDLSTAVPPSRRSSPGKRSRKAPKKRRTGRIVLLSLLVLALVVGGTGYWLYSDLNGNISGVDLDKAIGDDRPEKLPTSGQNILVLGSDSRAGDNADLGTGKVAGARSDTALVMHIPEGRTRATAVSIPRDTLVTRPECTKSDGSEIPSAKRVMFNSVYSLAGPACVVKTVEAMSGVRMDHFMEIDFSGFKGLVDAIGGVTVTVDKPIHDKSSGLELSAGTHKLNGTQSLAFVRTRHGIGDGSDLGRIGLQQQFMIALLGEVKKQDLLGSPTKTFKIADSLTSSLTTDSDLASLKSLAEFSRSMHGVDPATMETIMLPVRYDTADPNRVVAAEPQATQLWKAIRTGGEIPESAKKSPAQGG
- a CDS encoding stealth family protein, with the translated sequence MGGSDNPESGALVSAYRSAVPVGARQRIVRGVPTPVRKAVKSSLNVADTVRSATVVWAMGGKRRAPRHSAAYSQRVVRVGRRHMRALTVAGATDWAARARNLNIVVSVLDAAGIDYFCVRGTANGLPAVAIPATSRPAAEEVLQLAFAQAPGYVGPAGGDEARMEPGDEERSWRALRKNKVLRVAWYVCDPTQQLVFGAAAGCDLEVWAERDGELKAPRANRVIDAVPVDAPRKSAPQRLFSPIPPAYHTGDARTLPEFSVQLPEDHQFPIDVVYTWVDDSDPVWRAQRDRMRQGFSGDELHEQAANDARYTSRDELRYSLRSLHQNAPWVRNVYLVTAGQVPSWLNVRHPNLRVVDHREIFSDPAALPTFNSHAIESQLHHIPGLSECFLYLNDDVFFGRPVTPAHFFHPNGITKFFTSPALIPGGGIASTDLPVNAAGKNSRWLIAQKFGTAISQKMKHTPHALRGSVLQEIEETFTEEHAATQHSRFRSPGDVPIASSLHHYFAYHSARATVGDIQYRYIDLSADLAERRLNTLLANRNMDTFCLNDTVESADPERQKEMLASFLDAYFPVPSPYEVPEHVNILEQSADLDELVKAADR
- a CDS encoding bifunctional glycosyltransferase/CDP-glycerol:glycerophosphate glycerophosphotransferase; the encoded protein is MNSYDVTLVVPVYNVEQYLQECLDSIAAQTVFERCEVILVDNGSSDGSYRLCADFALRHANATVLVRHGGGAGAARNLGMDRATGARITFCDSDDVLPPTALERMLDASLTTGAQVVVGAMETFPKPTRWAWKDHFGKGDRTFASIAEAPELVHSASACNKLFDLSYLRAHRIRFAEGVHFEDAYVGVTALVLATRLALVDACVYKYRKRAAGNSTMDAIWTRRQNYWDHLQLVEYLHGLGASVPAPSRAVLDLFLVRSYQGFALRAPDLFQGAELEEIYARCRAVYWNVSPDVIVAATADGRHRVAYHAFLTGDFGLFADRAARLHRLSVRDGRPYFVDAAPDGLSSLVEATPFTAHVEHVRRLPGTRMLRISGRFEVCGMPLVRPLPGRLGLRVRGSRLSAPATQVRRRDMKNLRPDTEWGGFTADLPLDALRPGAHDLEFVLDVEGGQTVTPCLVAAGFLRGARVVRHRGTRVVPHWRGSNRAILMVVGTSRGLTRRIRGGLLAKDAKHVLRRRPFWKQRLARLLTKPLFLGRDIRLFGERGDTAQDNGWHLFRHERTAGKRRGAYYVIRAGSPDRTHLAGLGHVVAHSSWKHKLLMLHASALINAYDIDTYMLPDGWDRTRYLKHLNWRVGARRVFLQHGVTDKDVSKGLHRNRTGVDLILAVSRHEGEFLSAELGYEGQVAVTGFPRFDALVPDRGGRRILFMPTWRAYLTVPSYSRDGGGEAKQAMRDRFLASTYRDFMARFLNDPSLLAALERYDYTLDFLPHYEMRAVVGEMAPDHERVRIIDQNEISVQDAMRGCDLFITDWSSTAFDVAYLGTPLVYAQFDAEEYWDGHYRKGYFDAHRDGFGPVGETVEDVVGEVIRYVQRGCEREPEYLRRVEKFFEHHDQQNNVRASEAIERLIRGSNH